One region of Carya illinoinensis cultivar Pawnee chromosome 8, C.illinoinensisPawnee_v1, whole genome shotgun sequence genomic DNA includes:
- the LOC122317982 gene encoding multifunctional methyltransferase subunit TRM112 homolog A, with protein MRLLTHNMLSSNIKGVANGFPLRIEVEKVVEKKVELNADFLRNIFPKIEWKAFAEAARTLGYAELPEDADSSFLGSDDFLDKFHHALLELHLEEGALICPETGRRFPVNKGIPNMLLHEDEV; from the coding sequence atgaggttGCTAACTCACAACATGCTGTCGTCGAACATCAAGGGCGTCGCCAACGGCTTCCCTCTCCGCATCGAGGTGGAGAAGGTGGTGGAAAAGAAAGTGGAGTTAAACGCCGACTTCCTTCGGAACATTTTCCCCAAGATCGAATGGAAGGCCTTCGCCGAAGCGGCCAGGACCTTGGGCTACGCCGAGCTCCCCGAGGATGCGGACTCTTCATTTCTTGGCTCCGACGACTTCTTGGACAAGTTCCACCACGCCCTCCTGGAGCTCCACCTCGAGGAAGGCGCTCTCATCTGTCCCGAGACCGGTCGCCGCTTTCCTGTCAACAAGGGTATTCCCAACATGCTCCTTCACGAGGACGAGGTCTGA
- the LOC122318257 gene encoding transcription factor MYB93-like encodes MGRSPCCDENGLKKGPWTPEEDEKLAQYIHKHGHGSWRALPKLAGLNRCGKSCRLRWTNYLRPDIKRGKFSQDEEQTILHLHSVLGNKWSAIATHLPGRTDNEIKNFWNTHLKKKLIQMGFDPMTHQPIRTDLFSSLPHLLALANFRDLIMDHHPIDEHAMRLQAEAVQLAKLQYFQHLLQSAASITVPNSSYGQNGITDMEAAVNLLNSIPSIKENPLLNPSQVVLEINPAASFSRPGNSTSQPLHHPSLLAHLSDPQIPFSLQTSFNGTEILGRGSEFTLVSQGSDNPPDDHDPSSWVNQLPFTTSSVELPALVDHDSSISNPGDATSSTPSYGGVSSYWSELFFDDPIMHEIA; translated from the exons ATGGGAAGGTCTCCTTGCTGTGATGAGAATGGCCTCAAGAAAGGACCCTGGACTCCTGAAGAAGACGAAAAGCTTGCCCAGTACATCCATAAGCATGGCCATGGAAGTTGGAGAGCCCTTCCCAAGCTTGCAG GTCTTAACAGATGCGGCAAGAGCTGCAGGTTAAGATGGACAAATTACCTGAGGCCAGATATCAAGAGAGGGAAATTTTCTCAGGATGAGGAGCAGACAATTCTCCATCTCCATTCCGTCCTCGGAAACAA ATGGTCGGCTATTGCGACGCACCTACCAGGCCGGACCGACAATGAAATCAAGAATTTCTGGAACACACATCTGAAGAAGAAGTTGATTCAGATGGGTTTTGATCCAATGACCCACCAGCCAATTAGAACTGACCTGTTTTCTAGCCTTCCTCATCTTTTAGCTCTTGCTAACTTCAGAGACCTGATCATGGACCATCACCCTATAGATGAACATGCTATGAGATTACAAGCAGAAGCTGTCCAATTGGCCAAGCTTCAATACTTCCAGCATCTTCTCCAATCCGCGGCTTCGATAACAGTGCCCAACTCATCTTATGGCCAAAATGGCATAACAGACATGGAGGCTGCAGTCAATCTGTTGAATTCAATTCCTTCTATCAAAGAAAACCCACTTCTAAATCCATCACAAGTAGTACTGGAGATAAACCCAGCTGCCTCATTTTCTCGGCCTGGAAATTCTACCTCTCAACCACTCCACCACCCAAGCTTATTAGCTCACCTGTCAGACCCACAAATCCCTTTCAGTCTTCAAACATCTTTCAATGGTACTGAGATATTGGGCCGAGGTTCTGAATTTACGTTGGTCAGCCAAGGATCAGATAACCCACCGGATGATCATGATCCCTCCTCTTGGGTTAATCAGCTTCCCTTTACCACTTCTTCTGTGGAACTTCCAGCTTTGGTCGATCATGACTCTTCAATAAGCAATCCTGGAGATGCCACCAGTAGTACCCCTAGCTATGGAGGAGTTTCTTCATATTGGTCTGAACTATTTTTTGACGATCCTATCATGCATGAAATTGCCTAG